One genomic region from Mytilus trossulus isolate FHL-02 chromosome 9, PNRI_Mtr1.1.1.hap1, whole genome shotgun sequence encodes:
- the LOC134685596 gene encoding uncharacterized protein LOC134685596 isoform X19 produces the protein MNQYQKVYMNQIHSSSLLGQLAQMWKSQMLCDALIRTGNVTTKAHRVVLVAACPMLQSMDNASVGSHLEVRLAADIKQEAVNSFLQYLYEGFMMLSEENCKDVEKVARLLQVDSVTKCCIDFYNCLQKKTGVPVYSNTQYKYSSADLLEFRHVRTTDLQKTLQERMMKRAAADSVRPTSPSGKRQRMQQQRPPSPNIDLAMFGQKADDTLSMTHSYMGNTGNQAAAEPWERVPRIGAIHSQRPSHPKPGVIEIVEDSLEILQTQPPDKDGNKSAPPIIQKSLAISVSSQVNSSQDVHVVNVNDSSSHPTAAGDGPIMSTGRDSITVSPLTVMPGTSSLSSSSASSPLTKDPHKSTMDKDMSDKIPYAKKLQSSLDHQSSTPQRGLFPVSMSPANMSPINQVKKSFAAGSASQAASMSQSHDSPAKRTSTSAGNEMERPQSSDQGKDLGTKNKVDDRSASNSTDMAPDLSIVKVEPTGEAGLDMYVDVPEESMMQAQQREQREHDDESDLELEEASGDWSRDEMSNEAAGGDQNNSWYIGQFKDDMGSLQSTVLMGQNFDYTVTQNLEQLHPTSIDSKTDNTKSVVSFNYEEILLKGRDDPFSDIPREHYISLATLIDLHKQSLGPGNFAKNVSEKLFPELFGPDFLRIYYSYNGGGRCDKKELDPFRKAYLKKYVTFFHPELENTPLWKESAVSKINENLRRPTNKKVYKH, from the exons ATGAATCAATACCAGAAGGTTTATATGAACCAGATACATTCCAGTTCTTTACTGGGACAGTTAGCACAGATGTGGAAAAGTCAGATGTTATGTGATGCACTGATTAGGACAGGAAATGTCACCACAAAG GCCCACAGAGTCGTGTTGGTAGCTGCCTGTCCTATGTTACAGTCCATGGACAATGCTTCAGTCGGTTCACATCTAGAAGTACGCTTGGCAGCAGATattaaacaagaggctgtcaatTCATTCTTACAGTACTTATATGAAGGATTTATGATGTTAAGTGAAGAAAATTGTAAAGACGTTGAAAAAGTAGCTAGACTTTTGCAAGTGGACAGTGTTACAAAGTGCTGTATAGACTTTTATAATTGTCTTCAAAAGAAAACAGGTGTGCCTGTATATTCCAACACACAATATAAATACTCATCAGCTGATCTCTTGGAATTCCGTCATGTTAGAACAACAGACCTTCAGAAGACACTACAAGAAAGAATGATGAAACGAGCAGCTGCTGATTCAGTGAGACCAACAAGTCCAAGTGGCAAACGCCAAAGAATGCAACAACAAAGACCACCAAGTCCCAACATTGATCTTGCCATGTTTGGTCAGAAAGCTGATGATACGCTCAGCATGACTCATAGCTACATGGGCAATACTGGCAATCAGGCAGCAGCTGAACCATGGGAAAGGGTACCTAGAATTGGTGCAATCCATAGTCAGCGCCCATCTCACCCAAAGCCAGGTGTAATTGAGATCGTGGAAGATAGTCTGGAAATCTTACAAACTCAGCCTCCAGACAAGGACGGCAATAAGTCAGCTCCTCCTATTATTCAGAAGAGCTTAGCTATTTCAGTATCTAGTCAAGTCAATTCATCACAAGATGTTCATGTTGTAAATGTGAACGACTCATCATCTCATCCCACTGCTGCCGGTGACGGCCCCATCATGAGTACGGGTAGAGACTCTATCACTGTCAGTCCATTAACAGTCATGCCAGGAACATCATCATTATCGTCATCATCAGCATCATCACCATTAACCAAAGATCCACACAAATCCACTATGGATAAAGATATGTCAGACAAAATACCATATGCCAAAAAATTGCAGTCATCATTAGACCATCAGTCCAGCACCCCTCAGAGAGGTCTGTTCCCTGTGTCTATGTCACCAGCTAATATGTCTCCCATCAATCAAGTCAAGAAATCATTTGCCGCAGGAAGTGCTTCCCAAGCTGCCTCTATGTCACAATCACATGATTCACCCGCCAAAAGAACATCAACCTCAGCAGGAAATGAAATGGAGAGGCCACAATCTTCAGATCAAGGCAAAGATTTGGG gACAAAAAATAAAGTGGATGACAGGTCTGCATCCAACAGTACAGATATGGCACCTGATTTAAGTATTGTAAAAGTAGAACCGACAGGTGAAGCTGGATTAGACATGTATGTTGATGTACCGGAAGAGAGTATGATGCAGGCACAACAAAGAGAACAAAGGGAACACGATGATGAAAGCGATCTGGAATTGGAAGAAGCCTCAGGCGATTGGTCAAGGGATGAAATGTCAAATGAAGCAGCTGGTGGCGACCAGAATAACTCCTGGTATATAGGACAGTTCAAAG ATGACATGGGCAGCTTGCAAAGTACAGTTTTAATGGGACAGAATTTCGATTATACTGTTACACAGAATCTTGAGCAATTACATCCAACCTCAATTGATTCAAAAACAGACAATACTAAATCAGTTGTCAGCTTCAATTATGAAGAAATACTTCTTAAAGGCAGGGATGATCCATTCTCTGATATTCCAAGAGAACATTACATATCACTTGCAACACTTATAGACCTTCATAAACAAAGTTTAGGACCTGGAAattttgctaaaaatgtttCTGAGAAACTTTTCCCAGAATTATTTGGACCTGATTTCTTAAGAATTTATTACTCCTACAATGGAGGTGGACGTTGCGATAAGAAAGAACTAGATCCCTTTAGAAAAGCTTACCTGAAAaaatatgtgactttttttcaTCCAGAACTTGAAAACACACCCCTCTGGAAAGAGAGTGctgtttctaaaataaatgaGAATTTACGACGTCCAACTAACAAAAAAGTGTATAAACATTAA
- the LOC134685596 gene encoding uncharacterized protein LOC134685596 isoform X17 — protein MNQYQKVYMNQIHSSSLLGQLAQMWKSQMLCDALIRTGNVTTKAHRVVLVAACPMLQSMDNASVGSHLEVRLAADIKQEAVNSFLQYLYEGFMMLSEENCKDVEKVARLLQVDSVTKCCIDFYNCLQKKTGVPVYSNTQYKYSSADLLEFRHVRTTDLQKTLQERMMKRAAADSVRPTSPSGKRQRMQQQRPPSPNIDLAMFGQKADDTLSMTHSYMGNTGNQAAAEPWERVPRIGAIHSQRPSHPKPGVIEIVEDSLEILQTQPPDKDGNKSAPPIIQKSLAISVSSQVNSSQDVHVVNVNDSSSHPTAAGDGPIMSTGRDSITVSPLTVMPGTSSLSSSSASSPLTKDPHKSTMDKDMSDKIPYAKKLQSSLDHQSSTPQRGLFPVSMSPANMSPINQVKKSFAAGSASQAASMSQSHDSPAKRTSTSAGNEMERPQSSDQGKDLGTKNKVDDRSASNSTDMAPDLSIVKVEPTGEAGLDMYVDVPEESMMQAQQREQREHDDESDLELEEASGDWSRDEMSNEAAGGDQNNSWYIGQFKGLHGNRHNKIDPLRYKMMRSQDRDTILVEEDCADLQYYVEDAIPVKVLNFEHRPDCVEPEEEHIIQEILTNAVSRQNFAWRLVRHYFTDPELKDHNCFGRRGKMPLITDKLEKVESIVFAYYPVADPALYPQAWRECVVAIDKGIRNSFSDYGYIKADERKCRSSYNIII, from the exons ATGAATCAATACCAGAAGGTTTATATGAACCAGATACATTCCAGTTCTTTACTGGGACAGTTAGCACAGATGTGGAAAAGTCAGATGTTATGTGATGCACTGATTAGGACAGGAAATGTCACCACAAAG GCCCACAGAGTCGTGTTGGTAGCTGCCTGTCCTATGTTACAGTCCATGGACAATGCTTCAGTCGGTTCACATCTAGAAGTACGCTTGGCAGCAGATattaaacaagaggctgtcaatTCATTCTTACAGTACTTATATGAAGGATTTATGATGTTAAGTGAAGAAAATTGTAAAGACGTTGAAAAAGTAGCTAGACTTTTGCAAGTGGACAGTGTTACAAAGTGCTGTATAGACTTTTATAATTGTCTTCAAAAGAAAACAGGTGTGCCTGTATATTCCAACACACAATATAAATACTCATCAGCTGATCTCTTGGAATTCCGTCATGTTAGAACAACAGACCTTCAGAAGACACTACAAGAAAGAATGATGAAACGAGCAGCTGCTGATTCAGTGAGACCAACAAGTCCAAGTGGCAAACGCCAAAGAATGCAACAACAAAGACCACCAAGTCCCAACATTGATCTTGCCATGTTTGGTCAGAAAGCTGATGATACGCTCAGCATGACTCATAGCTACATGGGCAATACTGGCAATCAGGCAGCAGCTGAACCATGGGAAAGGGTACCTAGAATTGGTGCAATCCATAGTCAGCGCCCATCTCACCCAAAGCCAGGTGTAATTGAGATCGTGGAAGATAGTCTGGAAATCTTACAAACTCAGCCTCCAGACAAGGACGGCAATAAGTCAGCTCCTCCTATTATTCAGAAGAGCTTAGCTATTTCAGTATCTAGTCAAGTCAATTCATCACAAGATGTTCATGTTGTAAATGTGAACGACTCATCATCTCATCCCACTGCTGCCGGTGACGGCCCCATCATGAGTACGGGTAGAGACTCTATCACTGTCAGTCCATTAACAGTCATGCCAGGAACATCATCATTATCGTCATCATCAGCATCATCACCATTAACCAAAGATCCACACAAATCCACTATGGATAAAGATATGTCAGACAAAATACCATATGCCAAAAAATTGCAGTCATCATTAGACCATCAGTCCAGCACCCCTCAGAGAGGTCTGTTCCCTGTGTCTATGTCACCAGCTAATATGTCTCCCATCAATCAAGTCAAGAAATCATTTGCCGCAGGAAGTGCTTCCCAAGCTGCCTCTATGTCACAATCACATGATTCACCCGCCAAAAGAACATCAACCTCAGCAGGAAATGAAATGGAGAGGCCACAATCTTCAGATCAAGGCAAAGATTTGGG gACAAAAAATAAAGTGGATGACAGGTCTGCATCCAACAGTACAGATATGGCACCTGATTTAAGTATTGTAAAAGTAGAACCGACAGGTGAAGCTGGATTAGACATGTATGTTGATGTACCGGAAGAGAGTATGATGCAGGCACAACAAAGAGAACAAAGGGAACACGATGATGAAAGCGATCTGGAATTGGAAGAAGCCTCAGGCGATTGGTCAAGGGATGAAATGTCAAATGAAGCAGCTGGTGGCGACCAGAATAACTCCTGGTATATAGGACAGTTCAAAG GTCTCCATGGTAACAGACACAACAAAATTGATCCACTCCGATACAAGATGATGAGATCCCAAGATAGAGACACCATATTGGTAGAAGAAGACTGTGCAGATTTACAATATTATGTTGAGGATGCTATTCCTGTGAAAGTGTTAAACTTTGAACATAGGCCTGACTGTGTTGAACCTGAAGAGGAACACATAATACAAGAAATATTAACCAATGCTGTTTCTCGTCAAAACTTTGCTTGGAGACTTGTTAGGCACTATTTTACTGATCCTGAATTGAAAGATCACAATTGTTTTGGTCGGAGAGGCAAAATGCCACTTATCACTGATAAATTAGAAAAGGTTGAGAGCATTGTATTTGCCTATTACCCTGTGGCTGATCCTGCTTTATATCCTCAAGCGTGGCGAGAGTGTGTGGTTGCTATTGACAAGGGCATTAGAAATTCATTCTCTGACTATGGCTACATTAAAGCTGACGAAAGAAAGTGTCGATCAAGttacaatattataatataa
- the LOC134685596 gene encoding uncharacterized protein LOC134685596 isoform X18 translates to MNQYQKVYMNQIHSSSLLGQLAQMWKSQMLCDALIRTGNVTTKAHRVVLVAACPMLQSMDNASVGSHLEVRLAADIKQEAVNSFLQYLYEGFMMLSEENCKDVEKVARLLQVDSVTKCCIDFYNCLQKKTGVPVYSNTQYKYSSADLLEFRHVRTTDLQKTLQERMMKRAAADSVRPTSPSGKRQRMQQQRPPSPNIDLAMFGQKADDTLSMTHSYMGNTGNQAAAEPWERVPRIGAIHSQRPSHPKPGVIEIVEDSLEILQTQPPDKDGNKSAPPIIQKSLAISVSSQVNSSQDVHVVNVNDSSSHPTAAGDGPIMSTGRDSITVSPLTVMPGTSSLSSSSASSPLTKDPHKSTMDKDMSDKIPYAKKLQSSLDHQSSTPQRGLFPVSMSPANMSPINQVKKSFAAGSASQAASMSQSHDSPAKRTSTSAGNEMERPQSSDQGKDLGTKNKVDDRSASNSTDMAPDLSIVKVEPTGEAGLDMYVDVPEESMMQAQQREQREHDDESDLELEEASGDWSRDEMSNEAAGGDQNNSWYIGQFKGYKGKERSSFGHKFTQELHESIATEFEKKLHGYKHNVVDQSADWSTQKSSNLPYVIGTSELEGQDVTESLPFIVTDKNLASEQGGQYEGKPKYHCLVYNADSKAKYCVYCKIMGNRTSCGWNVRSYYCCDACDVPLCSGKRDCYNDYHNMLKKSQPDLTWLCSDLRPVKK, encoded by the exons ATGAATCAATACCAGAAGGTTTATATGAACCAGATACATTCCAGTTCTTTACTGGGACAGTTAGCACAGATGTGGAAAAGTCAGATGTTATGTGATGCACTGATTAGGACAGGAAATGTCACCACAAAG GCCCACAGAGTCGTGTTGGTAGCTGCCTGTCCTATGTTACAGTCCATGGACAATGCTTCAGTCGGTTCACATCTAGAAGTACGCTTGGCAGCAGATattaaacaagaggctgtcaatTCATTCTTACAGTACTTATATGAAGGATTTATGATGTTAAGTGAAGAAAATTGTAAAGACGTTGAAAAAGTAGCTAGACTTTTGCAAGTGGACAGTGTTACAAAGTGCTGTATAGACTTTTATAATTGTCTTCAAAAGAAAACAGGTGTGCCTGTATATTCCAACACACAATATAAATACTCATCAGCTGATCTCTTGGAATTCCGTCATGTTAGAACAACAGACCTTCAGAAGACACTACAAGAAAGAATGATGAAACGAGCAGCTGCTGATTCAGTGAGACCAACAAGTCCAAGTGGCAAACGCCAAAGAATGCAACAACAAAGACCACCAAGTCCCAACATTGATCTTGCCATGTTTGGTCAGAAAGCTGATGATACGCTCAGCATGACTCATAGCTACATGGGCAATACTGGCAATCAGGCAGCAGCTGAACCATGGGAAAGGGTACCTAGAATTGGTGCAATCCATAGTCAGCGCCCATCTCACCCAAAGCCAGGTGTAATTGAGATCGTGGAAGATAGTCTGGAAATCTTACAAACTCAGCCTCCAGACAAGGACGGCAATAAGTCAGCTCCTCCTATTATTCAGAAGAGCTTAGCTATTTCAGTATCTAGTCAAGTCAATTCATCACAAGATGTTCATGTTGTAAATGTGAACGACTCATCATCTCATCCCACTGCTGCCGGTGACGGCCCCATCATGAGTACGGGTAGAGACTCTATCACTGTCAGTCCATTAACAGTCATGCCAGGAACATCATCATTATCGTCATCATCAGCATCATCACCATTAACCAAAGATCCACACAAATCCACTATGGATAAAGATATGTCAGACAAAATACCATATGCCAAAAAATTGCAGTCATCATTAGACCATCAGTCCAGCACCCCTCAGAGAGGTCTGTTCCCTGTGTCTATGTCACCAGCTAATATGTCTCCCATCAATCAAGTCAAGAAATCATTTGCCGCAGGAAGTGCTTCCCAAGCTGCCTCTATGTCACAATCACATGATTCACCCGCCAAAAGAACATCAACCTCAGCAGGAAATGAAATGGAGAGGCCACAATCTTCAGATCAAGGCAAAGATTTGGG gACAAAAAATAAAGTGGATGACAGGTCTGCATCCAACAGTACAGATATGGCACCTGATTTAAGTATTGTAAAAGTAGAACCGACAGGTGAAGCTGGATTAGACATGTATGTTGATGTACCGGAAGAGAGTATGATGCAGGCACAACAAAGAGAACAAAGGGAACACGATGATGAAAGCGATCTGGAATTGGAAGAAGCCTCAGGCGATTGGTCAAGGGATGAAATGTCAAATGAAGCAGCTGGTGGCGACCAGAATAACTCCTGGTATATAGGACAGTTCAAAG GGTACAAGGGCAAAGAACGATCTTCTTTTGGACACAAGTTTACACAGGAACTTCATGAAAGTATTGcaacagaatttgaaaaaaaattacatggtTATAAACATAATGTGGTAGATCAGTCAGCTGATTGGTCTACACAGAAAAGTTCAAATTTACCATATGTAATTGGGACTAGTGAACTTGAAGGTCAAGATGTGACAGAAAGTCTACCATTTATTGTCACTGATAAAAATCTGGCTTCTGAACAGGGTGGGCAATATGAAGGAAAGCCTAAATATCATTGTCTTGTGTATAATGCTGATTCAAAGGCCAAATATTGTGTATACTGTAAAATCATGGGAAATAGAACCAGCTGTGGTTGGAATGTGAGATCTTATTACTGTTGTGACGCTTGTGATGTGCCACTGTGTAGTGGCAAACGGGACTGTTACAATGATTATCATAACATGTTAAAGAAATCACAACCAGACTTGACATGGCTGTGCTCTGATCTCAGACcagttaaaaaatga
- the LOC134685596 gene encoding uncharacterized protein LOC134685596 isoform X15, which translates to MNQYQKVYMNQIHSSSLLGQLAQMWKSQMLCDALIRTGNVTTKAHRVVLVAACPMLQSMDNASVGSHLEVRLAADIKQEAVNSFLQYLYEGFMMLSEENCKDVEKVARLLQVDSVTKCCIDFYNCLQKKTGVPVYSNTQYKYSSADLLEFRHVRTTDLQKTLQERMMKRAAADSVRPTSPSGKRQRMQQQRPPSPNIDLAMFGQKADDTLSMTHSYMGNTGNQAAAEPWERVPRIGAIHSQRPSHPKPGVIEIVEDSLEILQTQPPDKDGNKSAPPIIQKSLAISVSSQVNSSQDVHVVNVNDSSSHPTAAGDGPIMSTGRDSITVSPLTVMPGTSSLSSSSASSPLTKDPHKSTMDKDMSDKIPYAKKLQSSLDHQSSTPQRGLFPVSMSPANMSPINQVKKSFAAGSASQAASMSQSHDSPAKRTSTSAGNEMERPQSSDQGKDLGTKNKVDDRSASNSTDMAPDLSIVKVEPTGEAGLDMYVDVPEESMMQAQQREQREHDDESDLELEEASGDWSRDEMSNEAAGGDQNNSWYIGQFKASPPIQPEVITCKTENEDTQRILDMPRPVVLTSTEPVLVTESFGGNKNSGRSFLFTNEFWEELDIKCSDIEPPYRISNAELLAEFNKSNSPGNFAKHLLEKLFPELFTDEYLCRLYSYYGGGKQHKFALSSYGLGCLYRYVIHFYPEVSNPIAWKKFVVKNINCALRRCENPKSSDVIEIN; encoded by the exons ATGAATCAATACCAGAAGGTTTATATGAACCAGATACATTCCAGTTCTTTACTGGGACAGTTAGCACAGATGTGGAAAAGTCAGATGTTATGTGATGCACTGATTAGGACAGGAAATGTCACCACAAAG GCCCACAGAGTCGTGTTGGTAGCTGCCTGTCCTATGTTACAGTCCATGGACAATGCTTCAGTCGGTTCACATCTAGAAGTACGCTTGGCAGCAGATattaaacaagaggctgtcaatTCATTCTTACAGTACTTATATGAAGGATTTATGATGTTAAGTGAAGAAAATTGTAAAGACGTTGAAAAAGTAGCTAGACTTTTGCAAGTGGACAGTGTTACAAAGTGCTGTATAGACTTTTATAATTGTCTTCAAAAGAAAACAGGTGTGCCTGTATATTCCAACACACAATATAAATACTCATCAGCTGATCTCTTGGAATTCCGTCATGTTAGAACAACAGACCTTCAGAAGACACTACAAGAAAGAATGATGAAACGAGCAGCTGCTGATTCAGTGAGACCAACAAGTCCAAGTGGCAAACGCCAAAGAATGCAACAACAAAGACCACCAAGTCCCAACATTGATCTTGCCATGTTTGGTCAGAAAGCTGATGATACGCTCAGCATGACTCATAGCTACATGGGCAATACTGGCAATCAGGCAGCAGCTGAACCATGGGAAAGGGTACCTAGAATTGGTGCAATCCATAGTCAGCGCCCATCTCACCCAAAGCCAGGTGTAATTGAGATCGTGGAAGATAGTCTGGAAATCTTACAAACTCAGCCTCCAGACAAGGACGGCAATAAGTCAGCTCCTCCTATTATTCAGAAGAGCTTAGCTATTTCAGTATCTAGTCAAGTCAATTCATCACAAGATGTTCATGTTGTAAATGTGAACGACTCATCATCTCATCCCACTGCTGCCGGTGACGGCCCCATCATGAGTACGGGTAGAGACTCTATCACTGTCAGTCCATTAACAGTCATGCCAGGAACATCATCATTATCGTCATCATCAGCATCATCACCATTAACCAAAGATCCACACAAATCCACTATGGATAAAGATATGTCAGACAAAATACCATATGCCAAAAAATTGCAGTCATCATTAGACCATCAGTCCAGCACCCCTCAGAGAGGTCTGTTCCCTGTGTCTATGTCACCAGCTAATATGTCTCCCATCAATCAAGTCAAGAAATCATTTGCCGCAGGAAGTGCTTCCCAAGCTGCCTCTATGTCACAATCACATGATTCACCCGCCAAAAGAACATCAACCTCAGCAGGAAATGAAATGGAGAGGCCACAATCTTCAGATCAAGGCAAAGATTTGGG gACAAAAAATAAAGTGGATGACAGGTCTGCATCCAACAGTACAGATATGGCACCTGATTTAAGTATTGTAAAAGTAGAACCGACAGGTGAAGCTGGATTAGACATGTATGTTGATGTACCGGAAGAGAGTATGATGCAGGCACAACAAAGAGAACAAAGGGAACACGATGATGAAAGCGATCTGGAATTGGAAGAAGCCTCAGGCGATTGGTCAAGGGATGAAATGTCAAATGAAGCAGCTGGTGGCGACCAGAATAACTCCTGGTATATAGGACAGTTCAAAG CATCTCCACCCATTCAACCAGAGGTGATAACTTGCAAAACTGAAAATGAGGATACGCAGAGGATCTTAGATATGCCACGTCCTGTTGTGTTGACATCAACAGAGCCAGTTCTAGTAACGGAAAGTTTTGGCGGAAATAAGAATTCAGGAAGATCATTTCTATTCACTAATGAGTTTTGGGAAGAATTGGATATCAAGTGTTCAGATATTGAGCCTCCTTACAGAATTTCTAATGCTGAACTTTTAGCTGAATTTAATAAATCTAATAGCCCTGGAAATTTTGCCAAGCATTTGTTAGAGAAACTATTCCCAGAACTTTTTACAGATGAATACCTTTGTCGTCTCTATTCATATTATGGGGGAGGCAAGCAGCACAAATTTGCCCTTAGTTCCTATGGTCTTGGCTGTTTATATCGATATGTCATTCATTTTTACCCAGAAGTTTCTAATCCCATAGCATGGAAGAAGtttgttgttaaaaatattaactGTGCTCTAAGAAGATGTGAAAATCCCAAAAGTTCAGATGTGATTgagataaattaa
- the LOC134685596 gene encoding uncharacterized protein LOC134685596 isoform X16 produces MNQYQKVYMNQIHSSSLLGQLAQMWKSQMLCDALIRTGNVTTKAHRVVLVAACPMLQSMDNASVGSHLEVRLAADIKQEAVNSFLQYLYEGFMMLSEENCKDVEKVARLLQVDSVTKCCIDFYNCLQKKTGVPVYSNTQYKYSSADLLEFRHVRTTDLQKTLQERMMKRAAADSVRPTSPSGKRQRMQQQRPPSPNIDLAMFGQKADDTLSMTHSYMGNTGNQAAAEPWERVPRIGAIHSQRPSHPKPGVIEIVEDSLEILQTQPPDKDGNKSAPPIIQKSLAISVSSQVNSSQDVHVVNVNDSSSHPTAAGDGPIMSTGRDSITVSPLTVMPGTSSLSSSSASSPLTKDPHKSTMDKDMSDKIPYAKKLQSSLDHQSSTPQRGLFPVSMSPANMSPINQVKKSFAAGSASQAASMSQSHDSPAKRTSTSAGNEMERPQSSDQGKDLGTKNKVDDRSASNSTDMAPDLSIVKVEPTGEAGLDMYVDVPEESMMQAQQREQREHDDESDLELEEASGDWSRDEMSNEAAGGDQNNSWYIGQFKGGIQIPTETNWSSVQPQHGQVMPSKVIVNNPSFWCIPLKSFMGSKQEDFTGSLNNFTMLPLSTEDYKIPAEIILHALNTCELQRHKFAVAIFRQIISIGEAHGRNITGKVFVPNVIKGKISPVKLQAIQFVCRQYYPSKCGEEEKDWKIVVSALHKALWTVEKFVQNFLDVSLIANLQGMT; encoded by the exons ATGAATCAATACCAGAAGGTTTATATGAACCAGATACATTCCAGTTCTTTACTGGGACAGTTAGCACAGATGTGGAAAAGTCAGATGTTATGTGATGCACTGATTAGGACAGGAAATGTCACCACAAAG GCCCACAGAGTCGTGTTGGTAGCTGCCTGTCCTATGTTACAGTCCATGGACAATGCTTCAGTCGGTTCACATCTAGAAGTACGCTTGGCAGCAGATattaaacaagaggctgtcaatTCATTCTTACAGTACTTATATGAAGGATTTATGATGTTAAGTGAAGAAAATTGTAAAGACGTTGAAAAAGTAGCTAGACTTTTGCAAGTGGACAGTGTTACAAAGTGCTGTATAGACTTTTATAATTGTCTTCAAAAGAAAACAGGTGTGCCTGTATATTCCAACACACAATATAAATACTCATCAGCTGATCTCTTGGAATTCCGTCATGTTAGAACAACAGACCTTCAGAAGACACTACAAGAAAGAATGATGAAACGAGCAGCTGCTGATTCAGTGAGACCAACAAGTCCAAGTGGCAAACGCCAAAGAATGCAACAACAAAGACCACCAAGTCCCAACATTGATCTTGCCATGTTTGGTCAGAAAGCTGATGATACGCTCAGCATGACTCATAGCTACATGGGCAATACTGGCAATCAGGCAGCAGCTGAACCATGGGAAAGGGTACCTAGAATTGGTGCAATCCATAGTCAGCGCCCATCTCACCCAAAGCCAGGTGTAATTGAGATCGTGGAAGATAGTCTGGAAATCTTACAAACTCAGCCTCCAGACAAGGACGGCAATAAGTCAGCTCCTCCTATTATTCAGAAGAGCTTAGCTATTTCAGTATCTAGTCAAGTCAATTCATCACAAGATGTTCATGTTGTAAATGTGAACGACTCATCATCTCATCCCACTGCTGCCGGTGACGGCCCCATCATGAGTACGGGTAGAGACTCTATCACTGTCAGTCCATTAACAGTCATGCCAGGAACATCATCATTATCGTCATCATCAGCATCATCACCATTAACCAAAGATCCACACAAATCCACTATGGATAAAGATATGTCAGACAAAATACCATATGCCAAAAAATTGCAGTCATCATTAGACCATCAGTCCAGCACCCCTCAGAGAGGTCTGTTCCCTGTGTCTATGTCACCAGCTAATATGTCTCCCATCAATCAAGTCAAGAAATCATTTGCCGCAGGAAGTGCTTCCCAAGCTGCCTCTATGTCACAATCACATGATTCACCCGCCAAAAGAACATCAACCTCAGCAGGAAATGAAATGGAGAGGCCACAATCTTCAGATCAAGGCAAAGATTTGGG gACAAAAAATAAAGTGGATGACAGGTCTGCATCCAACAGTACAGATATGGCACCTGATTTAAGTATTGTAAAAGTAGAACCGACAGGTGAAGCTGGATTAGACATGTATGTTGATGTACCGGAAGAGAGTATGATGCAGGCACAACAAAGAGAACAAAGGGAACACGATGATGAAAGCGATCTGGAATTGGAAGAAGCCTCAGGCGATTGGTCAAGGGATGAAATGTCAAATGAAGCAGCTGGTGGCGACCAGAATAACTCCTGGTATATAGGACAGTTCAAAG GTGGCATACAGATACCAACAGAAACAAATTGGTCATCAGTGCAGCCTCAACATGGACAAGTCATGCCATCAAAAGTGATTGTCAATAATCCTTCCTTTTGGTGCATTCCTTTGAAATCTTTTATGGGGAGTAAACAGGAGGATTTTACTGGTTCCCTGAATAATTTTACTATGCTGCCACTATCAACTGAAGATTATAAAATTCCAgctgaaataattttacatgcTTTGAATACGTGTGAGCTTCAGAGGCATAAATTTGCAGTTGCTATTTTTCGCCAGATTATATCTATTGGTGAAGCCCACGGTCGCAATATTACAGGAAAAGTCTTTGTACCAAATGTTATAAAGGGTAAAATTTCTCCAGTTAAACTTCAGGCCATTCAATTTGTCTGTAGACAGTATTACCCATCAAAGTGTGGAGAGGAGGAAAAAGATTGGAAAATTGTTGTTTCTGCCTTACATAAAGCATTGTGGACAGTTgaaaaatttgttcaaaatttctTGGATGTCAGTCTGATTGCCAACTTGCAAGGAATGACTTAA